From Cytophagales bacterium, the proteins below share one genomic window:
- a CDS encoding 3-dehydroquinate synthase, with product MKIQQNFTVQYNYDIHFTQHLFREDNPLFRTVIAAQRQTRVAFVIDSGVVDHHPDLIAQLTNYIYNADLLELAAIPLVVPGGEKVKNDLQYYDQTLALINDAKIDRHAYLVAIGGGALLDMVGFAAAVGHRGIRHIRIPTTVLSQNDSGVGVKNGVNFFGKKNFIGAFSPPQSVINDTIFLTTLDPRDWRAGVAEAIKVALIKDAPFFDWLEAHATAINERDLNTMTDLVYECAKWHCDHISGGNDPFERGSARPLDFGHWAAHKLEQLTRFEIRHGEAVAIGIALDVVYATKVGLLNQTDCDRILAVIASYGFDLFHEALLSEDGENVNSALLSGIEEFREHLGGELCITLINKIGHGLEVHEMNLNQIEAAVLTLQTNYHSHAH from the coding sequence ATGAAAATTCAGCAAAATTTTACAGTCCAGTACAATTACGATATCCACTTCACGCAGCATTTATTCAGGGAAGACAATCCCTTGTTTAGAACAGTGATTGCCGCCCAGAGGCAAACTCGTGTAGCATTTGTGATCGATTCAGGTGTAGTTGATCATCATCCAGATTTGATCGCTCAACTGACAAACTACATATATAATGCAGACCTGCTGGAATTGGCCGCTATTCCTCTCGTTGTTCCTGGAGGAGAAAAAGTAAAGAACGACTTGCAATATTATGACCAGACCCTGGCATTGATCAACGACGCAAAAATCGACCGTCATGCATATTTAGTTGCCATCGGTGGTGGTGCGTTGCTAGACATGGTTGGGTTTGCTGCGGCAGTGGGTCATCGAGGCATAAGACACATTCGGATCCCAACAACGGTACTCAGCCAAAATGATTCTGGTGTTGGCGTGAAAAATGGCGTCAACTTTTTTGGGAAAAAGAACTTTATTGGAGCCTTTTCACCGCCCCAATCAGTGATCAACGACACCATCTTTCTCACCACGCTTGATCCTCGCGATTGGAGGGCAGGTGTCGCAGAGGCAATCAAAGTAGCCCTTATCAAAGACGCACCATTCTTTGATTGGCTTGAAGCCCATGCTACTGCCATCAATGAACGCGACCTAAACACGATGACCGATCTGGTCTATGAATGTGCCAAATGGCATTGCGATCACATTTCTGGTGGAAATGATCCTTTTGAACGAGGTTCTGCCCGGCCACTGGACTTTGGACACTGGGCAGCACATAAACTGGAACAATTGACCCGATTTGAGATCCGACACGGTGAGGCGGTGGCCATTGGTATTGCTTTGGATGTCGTCTATGCCACTAAAGTTGGATTACTGAATCAGACGGATTGTGATCGTATTCTGGCAGTCATTGCCAGCTATGGTTTTGATCTTTTTCATGAAGCATTACTATCTGAAGACGGGGAAAACGTCAATTCTGCTTTGCTGTCAGGCATAGAGGAATTTCGTGAGCATTTAGGTGGTGAACTGTGCATCACTCTGATTAATAAAATAGGTCATGGCCTCGAGGTACATGAAATGAACCTGAACCAGATCGAAGCGGCTGTTTTGACATTACAAACCAACTACCATTCACATGCGCATTAA
- the eboC gene encoding UbiA-like protein EboC (EboC, a homolog the polyprenyltransferase UbiA, belongs to system of proteins involved in the trafficking of precursor metabolites to an extracytoplasmic compartment so that the biosynthesis of certain natural products, such as scytonemin, can be completed.), with the protein MSDGRPNPYLVLVRPANVVTAIADIFAGIALSGALVSNFFNDHIWSGLALVLTTACLYAGGIVFNDVFDFELDKKERPERPLPSGQITKEKAAWFGLTLFIIALSASAQVSTISAMLAIGIIICATSYDKYFKQTLVGGPLVMGMCRGLNLLLGVSIIQGQVFELWWISGLPVLFIAAITLTSKGEVHGNNRYSVMLALGFDLIVAGAIIFLAYQGYFQLLMVLPFLLIWLLMNLRAKGKAIIENTPGNVMKAVKMGVISLIPLNACYAAGSSYWWFGLITLLLLPLSLLLSRKFAVT; encoded by the coding sequence TTGAGCGACGGCAGACCTAATCCGTACCTGGTGCTCGTTCGGCCAGCCAATGTAGTCACCGCAATCGCAGACATCTTTGCAGGCATTGCCTTATCTGGTGCATTGGTCAGCAACTTCTTCAACGATCATATTTGGTCGGGATTGGCATTGGTGCTGACTACCGCCTGCCTATATGCCGGTGGAATTGTGTTTAACGATGTATTTGATTTTGAACTGGATAAAAAGGAACGTCCTGAACGACCCTTGCCTTCCGGTCAGATCACAAAAGAAAAAGCCGCCTGGTTTGGGTTAACACTTTTCATCATTGCACTATCGGCTTCAGCACAAGTTTCCACCATAAGTGCCATGCTTGCCATTGGTATCATCATTTGCGCGACGAGTTATGATAAATATTTCAAGCAAACCCTGGTTGGTGGCCCATTGGTGATGGGCATGTGCAGAGGGCTCAATCTATTGTTGGGGGTCAGTATCATTCAAGGTCAGGTGTTTGAACTTTGGTGGATCAGTGGACTACCAGTCTTGTTTATCGCCGCGATTACGTTGACCAGTAAGGGCGAAGTACACGGTAATAATCGGTATTCGGTGATGCTTGCCTTAGGTTTCGACCTGATCGTTGCAGGGGCCATTATTTTTCTGGCCTATCAGGGATATTTTCAACTCCTGATGGTACTTCCTTTTCTGCTCATCTGGCTGCTGATGAATCTAAGAGCAAAAGGGAAAGCCATCATCGAGAATACACCTGGCAACGTCATGAAAGCCGTGAAAATGGGCGTTATTTCCCTGATCCCTTTGAACGCTTGTTACGCCGCTGGAAGTAGCTACTGGTGGTTTGGATTAATTACCCTGTTGCTTCTTCCTCTGTCTTTATTACTTTCACGAAAATTCGCGGTAACCTGA
- a CDS encoding TatD family hydrolase, with amino-acid sequence MKYIDPHIHMISRTTDDYEAMRNAGVVAVIEPAFWLGQPRTTAGSFQDYFSTIVGWEPFRASQFGIKHYCTIGLNSKEANNVPLAEEVMELLPLYVMKDNVVAIGEIGYDDQTEAEDRFFREQIELAKSVDLPIMVHTPHRDKKNGTIRSMDVLEEHGFDPSKVVIDHNNEETVQSVLDRGYWAGFTIYPKTKMGSERMVEVVRQYGSERIIVDSSADWGVSDPLSVPKTANLMRERGISEHDIHLTCYQNALDMYGQSGSMNESDWADGVSFDQSILYGGNSVLRGQEPKKSSDPNIVEN; translated from the coding sequence ATGAAATACATAGATCCACATATCCACATGATTTCTCGAACCACTGACGATTATGAAGCTATGCGCAATGCTGGAGTTGTCGCAGTGATCGAACCAGCCTTCTGGTTAGGCCAGCCCAGAACAACCGCAGGGAGTTTTCAGGATTACTTCAGTACCATTGTTGGATGGGAACCATTTCGTGCCTCACAGTTTGGCATCAAACATTACTGCACCATTGGACTTAATTCTAAGGAAGCCAACAATGTGCCCCTGGCAGAAGAAGTCATGGAATTGCTCCCACTTTATGTCATGAAAGACAATGTGGTAGCCATTGGTGAAATTGGTTATGATGATCAAACGGAGGCAGAAGACAGGTTCTTTCGTGAGCAAATCGAATTGGCAAAATCAGTGGACCTGCCCATCATGGTACACACGCCACACCGCGATAAGAAGAATGGAACCATCCGAAGCATGGACGTACTGGAAGAACATGGATTCGATCCTTCGAAAGTAGTGATCGATCATAACAATGAGGAGACCGTACAGAGCGTACTGGACCGAGGGTATTGGGCTGGGTTTACCATCTACCCTAAAACGAAAATGGGCAGTGAACGCATGGTAGAAGTTGTCCGACAATATGGATCTGAGCGTATCATCGTAGATAGTTCTGCTGACTGGGGCGTAAGTGACCCCCTCTCGGTCCCAAAGACAGCCAATCTTATGCGTGAACGAGGTATCTCTGAACATGACATTCATTTGACTTGCTATCAAAACGCGCTGGACATGTATGGCCAGAGTGGTTCCATGAATGAAAGTGATTGGGCTGATGGTGTCTCTTTTGATCAATCGATATTGTACGGTGGCAACAGTGTATTACGCGGACAAGAACCCAAGAAATCTTCTGATCCGAACATTGTAGAAAATTGA
- a CDS encoding EboA domain-containing protein, with protein MNDLNTVITGECIQLIPDEPAKQWFSSQISNLSAGSSFFLAFGMAPKKVGKQPIILSNALIGALSRINPDANQVNWSLDELVRLALLLQLPMEGRNESITKLIATSDIREQKLIFKSLQYLQQADDFELQVIDGIRTNMTDVYDAIALHSSYPKKYFKEGAWNQMVLKGIFMERPIYRIYGLDERRNADLARIAIDFAHERQSAGRKVTPELWRLVVPFVDDAVMEDLIKVAQSSDELEQDAGKRALTESKHQAAHTWLKQAKQSSELRSWNDIGSAIFEA; from the coding sequence ATGAATGACTTAAACACGGTAATCACGGGGGAATGTATACAACTGATCCCAGACGAACCAGCTAAACAATGGTTTTCCAGTCAGATCAGCAACTTATCAGCCGGAAGCAGTTTTTTCCTTGCATTTGGGATGGCACCTAAAAAAGTTGGTAAGCAACCCATCATTCTTTCAAATGCATTGATTGGGGCACTTTCAAGGATCAATCCCGATGCGAATCAGGTGAACTGGAGTTTAGATGAACTGGTGAGGCTGGCTCTGCTCCTTCAGTTACCTATGGAAGGCAGAAACGAAAGCATCACGAAACTAATCGCTACTTCAGATATTAGGGAACAAAAGTTGATCTTCAAGTCCCTCCAATACCTGCAGCAAGCTGACGACTTTGAGCTACAGGTGATTGATGGCATTCGCACCAATATGACTGATGTATATGATGCAATCGCACTGCACAGTAGTTATCCCAAAAAGTATTTCAAGGAAGGCGCCTGGAACCAAATGGTCCTGAAAGGTATTTTCATGGAACGACCAATTTATCGCATCTATGGATTGGACGAAAGGAGAAATGCGGACCTGGCCCGAATTGCCATAGATTTCGCTCATGAACGGCAATCGGCAGGTCGTAAAGTCACACCCGAACTCTGGCGGTTAGTGGTGCCTTTTGTGGATGATGCGGTCATGGAAGATCTCATCAAAGTGGCTCAATCATCTGATGAACTGGAACAAGATGCAGGCAAAAGAGCACTTACAGAATCCAAACATCAAGCCGCACATACCTGGCTTAAACAAGCGAAACAATCCAGCGAATTAAGAAGTTGGAATGACATTGGCAGCGCCATCTTTGAAGCATGA
- a CDS encoding response regulator codes for MSIRQPSVLYVDDEEMNLTLFKITFQDKFQIHIARDGQEGLSLLQDKGRELDTVVSDMRMPGMDGVDFIAQAKEKFPHLRCFILTGFPSNEKVRSALKDQLIINSFSKPFDMEMIQKAVLNTAS; via the coding sequence ATGTCCATTCGCCAACCATCTGTTTTGTATGTTGATGATGAAGAGATGAACCTTACACTCTTCAAAATCACCTTTCAGGACAAATTTCAAATTCATATCGCCAGAGATGGCCAGGAAGGCCTTTCTTTACTTCAAGACAAAGGACGTGAACTGGATACGGTGGTAAGTGACATGCGTATGCCGGGCATGGATGGCGTAGACTTCATTGCACAAGCGAAGGAAAAATTTCCTCATCTGCGATGTTTTATCCTTACGGGATTTCCTTCCAACGAAAAGGTACGTTCTGCATTGAAAGACCAATTGATCATTAATTCATTTTCCAAGCCTTTTGATATGGAAATGATCCAAAAGGCCGTGCTGAATACTGCCAGTTAA
- a CDS encoding ATP-binding protein — MVVLCKLTGQPYQFRRLNVDDGLSQSAIYASYQDHEGYMWFGTLDGLNRYDGHSFEVFRNDPEDSSSIGNNEIFSLIECPENNLWIGTAQGINVYDPELRNFQRYYVPDKENGANIVNALHRVGDSLLLVGTNNGVHLFRFADKQFVVERFSLLRNQLKGHRVNTILTIGNEIWIGTNSSLFIYDLSTHQFKEQKSSMIPVTNVKKLLLDKDGQIWMLEPDRINGLTAAGEVFFTTGFDKSSGGGRQSITEQGNYIWFSAGGLKILDKRDFSIREIVHDDTDPTSVSSNLVASLYASEGGMVWVGTPGLGINQYDPESQRLSIIGSSEKLIPKFIKAVYTKDDQKVLVSSNKSIEWYDREKRKFYPVINQYGDQLRNSDFFVDLNDVILSGGRNAVYLIHPEGQAIEIKVQGRVWTALEWGDDFYFGASGGVYSVPKAQLLALRNGGRDASSVDITRVASYKVGKINQLLLVNDHLWMISNRGVKVVDGSEIVDFEEFYPEFDLPQLSQNARSAYLRENGDVWLASANNGIILLDLAKGEARQFDERQGLANGNVYGILEDGDGDFWVSTNNGLSRFSPTEERFYNYANVEGLQSREFNSGAYFKSPSGMMYFGGVNGLNFFRPQDILVSEPPQTTRIHSFLLNHEEILAGKSPLLSRSIEKTDTLRLEYDQNSFEFQFANINFRDAHSNEYQYRLLGFDEDWIDAGSHNAASYTNMAPGTYEFQARAVNSVGKVPQQGYASLVMIISEPFWRSVLFRFMIAAAILLLLIAVVFYMGYKNKKLEKLVRARTSEIEMQKRLLLERNKELSNSLTELKKTQALLIHSEKMASLGTLAAGLGHEINNPLNFIKGGLGLLGRKLEHKDKETESFMGMIESGVRRITRLVGSVEKLGESRLGEKQPCEIKALIEDALLVFGSQISDRVIISKDLESEELYVKGYNGELQQALHQIFSNAEQSITQQGEIHIETARDGAFAKIQITDSGDGIDAHDRKRVWDPFYTTKEPGEGEGLGLPIAYSVIKNHRGSISLQSRKGEGTSVTIKLPLSLV; from the coding sequence ATGGTTGTCTTATGCAAGCTCACTGGGCAACCTTATCAATTCAGACGACTGAACGTAGATGATGGCCTGTCCCAATCGGCAATTTACGCTTCTTATCAGGATCATGAAGGCTATATGTGGTTTGGAACATTGGATGGACTCAATCGATATGATGGACATTCTTTTGAAGTCTTTCGCAATGATCCGGAAGACTCGTCCTCTATAGGTAACAATGAAATATTTTCCCTGATTGAGTGTCCTGAAAATAATTTGTGGATTGGCACGGCTCAGGGTATCAATGTTTATGATCCCGAGTTAAGAAATTTCCAACGCTATTATGTGCCTGATAAGGAGAATGGGGCCAATATCGTCAACGCCTTACACCGGGTAGGAGATTCGCTTTTGCTAGTCGGAACCAATAATGGAGTCCATTTATTTCGCTTTGCAGATAAACAATTTGTAGTCGAAAGATTCTCTCTGTTAAGGAATCAGCTAAAGGGGCATCGCGTCAATACAATCCTAACGATTGGTAATGAGATCTGGATAGGGACAAATTCCTCACTATTTATCTATGACCTTTCCACCCATCAGTTCAAGGAGCAAAAATCATCAATGATCCCAGTCACAAATGTGAAGAAATTACTATTGGACAAGGATGGTCAGATTTGGATGTTGGAGCCTGATCGGATCAATGGGTTGACTGCCGCTGGTGAGGTATTTTTTACGACCGGCTTTGATAAGTCTTCCGGCGGCGGAAGACAATCTATCACAGAACAAGGGAATTATATTTGGTTTTCTGCAGGTGGCTTAAAAATCCTGGATAAGCGCGATTTCTCTATCCGGGAAATAGTGCATGATGATACTGATCCCACGAGCGTATCTTCCAATCTGGTTGCTTCCCTTTACGCGTCAGAAGGAGGAATGGTTTGGGTAGGCACACCCGGTCTTGGAATCAATCAATACGACCCAGAGTCTCAACGACTCTCGATCATTGGATCTAGTGAAAAATTGATCCCAAAATTCATTAAAGCTGTTTATACGAAAGACGATCAAAAGGTATTAGTCAGTTCTAACAAATCGATTGAGTGGTATGATCGTGAGAAACGGAAATTTTATCCGGTGATAAATCAATATGGAGATCAGCTCCGGAACTCAGATTTTTTTGTCGATTTGAATGATGTCATCCTGTCAGGAGGTAGAAACGCGGTTTACCTCATTCATCCCGAGGGCCAGGCTATTGAAATAAAGGTGCAAGGTCGCGTGTGGACGGCCCTGGAATGGGGGGACGATTTCTATTTCGGCGCATCAGGAGGGGTATACAGCGTCCCTAAAGCACAGCTCTTAGCGTTACGAAATGGTGGTCGGGACGCTAGTTCGGTAGATATCACTCGGGTAGCGAGCTACAAAGTAGGTAAGATCAACCAATTGCTGTTGGTCAACGACCACCTTTGGATGATTTCAAACAGAGGTGTCAAAGTAGTCGACGGAAGTGAGATCGTCGATTTTGAGGAATTCTATCCGGAGTTTGACCTTCCTCAATTATCACAGAATGCGAGATCTGCTTATCTACGAGAGAATGGTGATGTCTGGTTGGCGAGTGCAAACAATGGGATCATATTATTGGACTTGGCTAAAGGTGAGGCGAGGCAGTTTGATGAACGTCAAGGGCTAGCCAATGGAAACGTTTATGGTATTCTTGAGGATGGTGATGGAGACTTTTGGGTCAGTACCAACAATGGCCTTAGCCGATTTAGCCCGACGGAAGAACGTTTTTACAACTACGCCAACGTTGAAGGGCTTCAGAGCCGTGAATTCAATTCAGGGGCTTATTTTAAATCACCATCAGGTATGATGTATTTCGGAGGGGTCAATGGACTAAACTTTTTCAGACCTCAGGACATACTCGTAAGTGAACCACCACAAACCACCCGTATCCATTCGTTCCTACTCAATCACGAAGAGATTTTAGCAGGTAAAAGCCCCTTGCTCAGTCGTTCCATTGAAAAGACAGACACCCTAAGATTGGAATATGATCAGAACTCCTTCGAATTTCAATTTGCGAACATCAACTTCCGTGACGCCCATTCGAACGAATACCAATATCGTCTTCTGGGCTTTGATGAAGATTGGATAGACGCGGGTAGTCACAACGCAGCCAGCTATACCAACATGGCTCCGGGGACTTATGAGTTCCAGGCGCGAGCTGTCAACAGTGTAGGCAAGGTTCCTCAGCAGGGATACGCCTCGTTAGTAATGATCATCTCAGAACCGTTTTGGCGTTCTGTTTTGTTCAGGTTCATGATCGCTGCGGCGATTTTACTATTGCTGATCGCAGTGGTGTTCTACATGGGTTACAAAAACAAAAAGCTGGAAAAACTTGTGAGAGCGCGCACGTCTGAAATTGAGATGCAGAAGCGATTATTACTTGAACGCAATAAAGAGCTATCCAATAGCTTAACTGAGCTCAAAAAGACACAAGCATTACTTATTCATTCTGAGAAAATGGCTTCACTCGGAACACTCGCCGCGGGTCTGGGACATGAGATCAATAATCCGCTCAATTTTATCAAAGGAGGTCTGGGACTATTAGGACGAAAATTGGAGCACAAGGACAAAGAAACTGAGAGCTTTATGGGAATGATCGAATCTGGTGTGAGAAGGATTACCAGGTTGGTAGGTTCCGTTGAAAAGCTGGGTGAGTCCAGGCTCGGAGAGAAGCAACCATGTGAAATCAAAGCGCTTATCGAAGATGCTTTACTTGTGTTTGGAAGTCAGATCAGTGACCGGGTGATCATTAGCAAAGACTTAGAGTCGGAGGAGCTGTACGTGAAAGGATACAACGGTGAATTGCAACAGGCACTGCATCAGATCTTTTCCAATGCCGAACAATCAATTACCCAACAGGGTGAGATACACATAGAAACGGCCAGAGACGGGGCATTCGCGAAAATTCAAATCACCGATTCAGGTGATGGCATAGACGCCCATGACCGCAAAAGGGTGTGGGATCCGTTTTATACCACGAAAGAACCGGGTGAAGGCGAAGGACTTGGTCTCCCCATTGCTTATTCGGTCATAAAGAATCATCGCGGGTCAATTTCTCTTCAGAGCAGAAAAGGCGAGGGGACAAGCGTGACCATCAAGTTACCATTGTCCCTGGTATAA
- a CDS encoding ATP-binding protein — translation MKRLFLIAWILVNSIIVLGQGMSWEEVVANREGTLKVYWYPNNIKIPDSKDVLDGVEQDLIYAFAAYLNKKYQLQVEVDLIETDSFEEVMDIIKDGTGGMMGASSISITEERSQFLRFAPPYLSDIAVLVSSASMPLAHTEEEFREIFDQATAVTIEHTTLINALKDLKQKENLNFNFELVKNSGEILGRIGELENGFGYIDLPNFMDVTAKDPRIQRQFFYPIKLSGLALVYPMQSDWDVPINEYYASEQFMKDKTRIITKYLGEDVEAIFDQLARSAEFGPFEEIVISAREREMQFRELLEATQRDQDKNARIYLLASIAIIALFSVIFLYARYQIKARSTELLMGQQRTIENHNQQLTRLNQEKNDLIEVLAHDLRSPLSKIAGFSRLLSESDQIRPEEKELNGYIMKSSEEMESMISKILDVEAIESGNRNLQLEKLDVSVLGKEVISELEDKANAKSISIHVQDCDGCYVLGDRFYLRQIIENLLSNAIKFSPKGKGIDYMARVEGQFICIAVKDEGPGIEEEDRERLFNKYQTAALPTGGEASTGLGLWIVKLFSEIMHGSVRFETELNKGTTFYVRLPMAA, via the coding sequence ATGAAACGACTCTTTCTTATTGCATGGATTCTAGTGAATTCAATTATCGTTCTAGGACAAGGTATGTCCTGGGAAGAAGTTGTGGCCAACAGGGAAGGAACGCTGAAGGTTTACTGGTATCCTAATAACATTAAGATCCCTGATTCCAAGGATGTATTGGATGGGGTAGAACAGGATTTGATCTATGCTTTTGCAGCTTACCTGAACAAGAAGTATCAGCTCCAGGTCGAAGTAGATTTGATAGAAACAGATAGTTTCGAAGAGGTGATGGACATCATCAAAGATGGGACCGGCGGGATGATGGGAGCTTCCTCGATTTCTATCACAGAAGAACGGTCGCAGTTTCTCAGGTTCGCACCACCTTACCTTTCAGATATTGCCGTATTGGTTTCAAGTGCCAGCATGCCTTTGGCCCATACGGAGGAAGAGTTCAGAGAGATATTTGATCAGGCGACTGCTGTTACCATCGAGCATACCACGTTGATCAATGCTTTGAAAGATTTGAAGCAAAAGGAAAACCTCAATTTTAATTTTGAGCTGGTGAAGAACAGTGGCGAGATCCTGGGGCGGATCGGGGAATTAGAAAATGGTTTTGGGTACATCGATTTGCCCAATTTCATGGATGTCACTGCCAAGGATCCACGTATTCAACGTCAGTTTTTTTATCCGATCAAGCTTTCAGGGCTAGCGTTGGTCTATCCGATGCAAAGTGATTGGGATGTTCCGATCAACGAGTACTACGCAAGTGAACAATTCATGAAAGACAAAACCAGGATCATTACAAAGTACCTGGGAGAAGATGTGGAGGCCATTTTTGATCAATTGGCCCGTTCAGCCGAATTTGGCCCCTTTGAAGAAATCGTCATTTCTGCTCGAGAACGAGAGATGCAATTCAGGGAGTTGCTGGAAGCTACACAAAGGGATCAGGACAAGAATGCGCGAATTTATCTACTTGCCAGTATAGCCATCATTGCACTATTCAGTGTGATTTTCTTGTATGCCCGATACCAGATCAAAGCACGGAGTACCGAATTGCTCATGGGTCAGCAACGGACCATTGAGAATCACAATCAGCAATTGACACGCTTAAACCAGGAAAAGAATGACCTGATTGAAGTATTGGCGCATGACCTTCGTTCTCCACTTTCTAAGATTGCCGGGTTCTCAAGGCTTTTGAGTGAGAGTGATCAGATCCGCCCGGAGGAAAAGGAACTCAACGGATACATCATGAAATCCTCGGAGGAAATGGAGTCTATGATTTCTAAGATCCTGGATGTGGAAGCCATCGAGTCCGGTAACCGAAACCTGCAATTAGAAAAGCTCGATGTTTCAGTCCTTGGTAAGGAGGTGATCTCCGAATTGGAAGACAAAGCCAACGCAAAATCAATCAGCATCCATGTTCAGGATTGTGACGGTTGTTATGTCCTGGGGGATCGGTTTTACTTGCGTCAGATCATTGAGAATTTGCTCTCCAATGCCATCAAGTTCAGTCCTAAAGGCAAAGGCATTGACTACATGGCCAGGGTAGAAGGACAATTCATTTGTATCGCAGTAAAAGATGAAGGCCCCGGTATTGAAGAAGAAGATCGCGAACGGCTATTTAACAAATACCAAACCGCCGCCCTTCCTACGGGAGGTGAAGCCTCTACAGGATTAGGACTTTGGATCGTCAAGCTCTTTTCAGAGATCATGCACGGGAGTGTCCGATTCGAGACGGAACTCAACAAAGGCACTACGTTTTACGTGCGGCTGCCAATGGCGGCGTGA